The Macaca thibetana thibetana isolate TM-01 chromosome 11, ASM2454274v1, whole genome shotgun sequence genome window below encodes:
- the HVCN1 gene encoding voltage-gated hydrogen channel 1 isoform X2 — MSKFLKHFTVVGDDYHAWNINYKKWENEEDEEEEEQPPPTPASGEEGRVAGPDAAPAPGPAPRAPLDFRGTLRKLFSSHRFQVIIICLVVLDTLLVLAELILDLKIIQPDKKNYAAMIFHYMSITILVLFMMEITFKLFVFRLEFFHHKFEILDAVVVVVSFVLDVVVLFQKHGFEALGLLILLRLWRVARIINGIIISVKTRSERQLLRLKQMNVQLAAKIQHLEFSCSEKEQEIERLNKLLRQHGLLGEVN; from the exons ATGAGCAAGTTCTTAAAGCACTTCACGGTCGTAGGGGACGACTACCATGCCTGGAACATCAACTACAAGAAATGGGAGAATgaagaggacgaggaggaggaggaacagccGCCACCCACACCAGCCTCGGGCGAGGAAGGCAGAGTTGCAGGCCCTGACgctgcccctgcccctggcccCGCGCCCAGGGCCCCCCTTGACTTCAGGGGCACGTTGAGGAAACTGTTCAGCTCCCACAGGTTTCAG GTCATCATCATCTGCTTGGTGGTTCTGGACACCCTCCTGGTGCTTGCTGAGCTCATCCTGGACCTGAAGATCATCCAGCCCGACAAGAAGAACTATGCCGCCATG ATATTCCACTACATGAGCATCACCATCTTGGTCCTTTTTATGATGGAGATTACCTTTAAATTATTTGTCTTCCGCCTGGAGTTCTTTCACCACAAGTTTGAGATCCTGGATGCCGTCGTGGTGGTGGTCTCATTCGTCCTCGACGTTGTCGTCCTGTTCCAGAAGCACGGGTTTGAGGCTCTGGGCCTGCTGATTCTGCTTCGGCTGTGGCGGGTGGCCCGGATCATCAACG GGATTATCATCTCAGTTAAGACACGTTCAGAACGGCAACTCTTAAGGTTAAAACAGATGAATGTACAATTGGCCGCCAAGATTCAACACCTTGAGTTCAGCTGCTCTGAGAAG GAACAAGAAATTGAAAGACTTAACAAGCTATTGCGACAGCATGGACTTCTTGGTGAAGTGAACTAG
- the HVCN1 gene encoding voltage-gated hydrogen channel 1 isoform X1 gives MATWDEKAVTRRAKVAPAERMSKFLKHFTVVGDDYHAWNINYKKWENEEDEEEEEQPPPTPASGEEGRVAGPDAAPAPGPAPRAPLDFRGTLRKLFSSHRFQVIIICLVVLDTLLVLAELILDLKIIQPDKKNYAAMIFHYMSITILVLFMMEITFKLFVFRLEFFHHKFEILDAVVVVVSFVLDVVVLFQKHGFEALGLLILLRLWRVARIINGIIISVKTRSERQLLRLKQMNVQLAAKIQHLEFSCSEKEQEIERLNKLLRQHGLLGEVN, from the exons GCAGTCACCCGCAGGGCCAAGGTGGCTCCCGCTGAGAGGATGAGCAAGTTCTTAAAGCACTTCACGGTCGTAGGGGACGACTACCATGCCTGGAACATCAACTACAAGAAATGGGAGAATgaagaggacgaggaggaggaggaacagccGCCACCCACACCAGCCTCGGGCGAGGAAGGCAGAGTTGCAGGCCCTGACgctgcccctgcccctggcccCGCGCCCAGGGCCCCCCTTGACTTCAGGGGCACGTTGAGGAAACTGTTCAGCTCCCACAGGTTTCAG GTCATCATCATCTGCTTGGTGGTTCTGGACACCCTCCTGGTGCTTGCTGAGCTCATCCTGGACCTGAAGATCATCCAGCCCGACAAGAAGAACTATGCCGCCATG ATATTCCACTACATGAGCATCACCATCTTGGTCCTTTTTATGATGGAGATTACCTTTAAATTATTTGTCTTCCGCCTGGAGTTCTTTCACCACAAGTTTGAGATCCTGGATGCCGTCGTGGTGGTGGTCTCATTCGTCCTCGACGTTGTCGTCCTGTTCCAGAAGCACGGGTTTGAGGCTCTGGGCCTGCTGATTCTGCTTCGGCTGTGGCGGGTGGCCCGGATCATCAACG GGATTATCATCTCAGTTAAGACACGTTCAGAACGGCAACTCTTAAGGTTAAAACAGATGAATGTACAATTGGCCGCCAAGATTCAACACCTTGAGTTCAGCTGCTCTGAGAAG GAACAAGAAATTGAAAGACTTAACAAGCTATTGCGACAGCATGGACTTCTTGGTGAAGTGAACTAG